One Gordonia sp. SID5947 genomic region harbors:
- a CDS encoding site-2 protease family protein, with amino-acid sequence MTTTTREIARAVRPGPVFLGLVAVAIVGGWIVAGSEPGRNLESVGGTLLVVLAGWVISLCLHEFAHAVTAFRFGDRNAELRGYLTLNPLRYTHPGLSLALPLLIILMGGIGFPGGAVYVNQHGFTRAQRTIVSLAGPATNALLGVALLMVVRFASPETYSTQGYGSSNLLYIVDGLNLWAALSMLAFLQITAAVLNLLPVPGFDGYGAIDPYLSDQTRASVAKIAPYGFLIVFALLFIPFLNRAFFDLVYWLFGLSGVPSALASYGWDLFIFWR; translated from the coding sequence GTGACCACGACGACGCGCGAGATCGCCCGCGCCGTCCGGCCCGGGCCGGTGTTCCTCGGACTCGTGGCGGTGGCGATCGTCGGTGGGTGGATCGTCGCCGGATCCGAGCCCGGTCGCAACCTCGAGTCGGTCGGCGGAACCTTGCTGGTCGTCCTCGCCGGGTGGGTGATCTCGCTGTGTCTGCACGAGTTCGCGCATGCGGTCACCGCGTTCCGATTCGGCGACCGCAACGCCGAACTGCGCGGCTACCTCACGCTGAATCCATTGCGCTACACCCATCCCGGACTGTCATTGGCGCTACCCCTGCTGATCATCCTGATGGGCGGCATCGGATTTCCCGGTGGCGCCGTCTATGTGAACCAACACGGGTTCACCCGAGCCCAGCGGACGATCGTGTCACTCGCCGGCCCCGCCACCAACGCACTGCTCGGCGTCGCGCTCCTGATGGTGGTGCGGTTCGCCTCGCCGGAGACCTACAGCACCCAGGGTTACGGGTCATCGAACCTGCTCTACATCGTCGACGGGCTGAACTTGTGGGCCGCGTTGTCGATGCTGGCCTTCCTGCAGATCACCGCTGCCGTCCTGAACCTGCTGCCGGTCCCGGGCTTCGATGGATACGGCGCGATCGACCCCTACCTCTCGGATCAGACCCGTGCGTCGGTCGCCAAGATCGCCCCGTACGGATTCCTCATCGTCTTCGCGTTGCTGTTCATCCCGTTCCTCAACCGCGCGTTCTTCGACCTCGTCTACTGGCTGTTCGGCCTGTCGGGGGTGCCGAGCGCGCTGGCGTCCTACGGCTGGGATCTCTTCATCTTCTGGCGGTAG
- a CDS encoding adenylosuccinate synthase has translation MAAIVLIGAQWGDEGKGKATDLLGGKLQWVVRYQGGNNAGHTVVLPNGETFALHLIPSGILTPGVKNVIGNGVVVDPGVLLTELGGLEDRDVDTSGLLISADAHLLMPYHVAIDKVTERFLGNKKIGTTGRGIGPCYQDKIARVGVRAADVLDEKILAQKVEAALELKNQVLVKIYNRRALDPAQVVDEVLTQAEGFKHRIADTRLLLNQALEQGETVLLEGSQGTLLDVDHGTYPYVTSSNPTSGGAAVGSGIGPNKITTVLGILKAYTTRVGSGPFPTELFDEWGDYLAKTGGEVGVTTGRARRCGWFDAVIARYATRVNGITDYFLTKLDVLSSLDTVPICVAYEVDGERLDEMPMTQTGFHHAKPIYEEMPGWWEDISECKTFEDLPRNAQNYILRLEELAGAHISCVGVGPGREQTIVRRDIV, from the coding sequence ATGGCCGCGATCGTGCTTATCGGCGCCCAATGGGGTGACGAGGGCAAAGGTAAGGCAACCGACCTGCTCGGCGGAAAGTTGCAGTGGGTGGTCCGCTATCAGGGCGGCAACAATGCCGGCCACACCGTCGTCCTCCCGAACGGCGAGACCTTCGCACTCCATCTGATCCCCTCCGGCATCCTGACGCCCGGGGTGAAAAACGTCATCGGCAACGGCGTGGTGGTCGATCCGGGCGTGCTGCTCACCGAGCTCGGCGGCCTCGAGGACCGTGACGTCGACACCTCGGGACTGCTCATCTCGGCCGACGCGCACCTGCTGATGCCGTACCACGTGGCGATCGACAAGGTCACCGAGCGGTTCCTGGGGAACAAGAAGATCGGCACCACCGGGCGCGGCATCGGACCCTGCTACCAGGACAAGATCGCCCGCGTCGGGGTGCGAGCCGCCGACGTGCTCGACGAGAAGATCCTCGCGCAGAAGGTCGAGGCCGCCCTGGAGCTGAAGAACCAGGTGCTGGTGAAGATCTACAACCGTCGCGCCCTCGACCCGGCGCAGGTGGTCGACGAGGTGCTGACGCAGGCCGAGGGATTCAAACACCGCATCGCCGACACCCGCTTGCTGCTCAACCAGGCTCTCGAGCAGGGTGAGACGGTGTTGCTGGAGGGCTCGCAGGGCACGCTGCTCGACGTCGATCACGGCACGTATCCGTATGTCACGTCGTCGAATCCGACGTCCGGTGGCGCTGCGGTGGGATCCGGCATCGGGCCCAACAAGATCACCACCGTGCTGGGCATCCTGAAGGCGTACACCACCCGCGTGGGATCGGGACCGTTCCCGACCGAACTGTTCGACGAGTGGGGCGACTACCTCGCCAAGACCGGCGGTGAGGTCGGCGTGACCACCGGCCGTGCACGCCGATGTGGCTGGTTCGACGCCGTCATCGCCCGGTACGCGACGCGCGTCAACGGCATCACCGACTACTTCCTCACCAAGCTCGACGTCCTGTCCAGTCTGGACACGGTGCCGATCTGTGTGGCCTACGAGGTCGACGGTGAGCGCCTCGACGAGATGCCCATGACGCAGACCGGATTCCACCACGCGAAGCCGATCTACGAGGAGATGCCCGGCTGGTGGGAGGACATCTCGGAGTGCAAGACCTTCGAGGACCTGCCGCGCAACGCCCAGAACTACATCCTGCGCTTGGAAGAGCTTGCCGGCGCGCATATCTCGTGTGTCGGCGTGGGACCCGGCCGCGAGCAGACGATCGTGCGTCGCGACATCGTGTAG
- a CDS encoding adenylate/guanylate cyclase domain-containing protein: MAGGSRDYGSILLGSASEGGVKQRIRIQTLLTVFIVVANLIGAVLAIALSAVGIPQPTIFQSKLWWVNFIVVPVYVVVAFVIGTVLGTVVVVRDLRWAIRDQQPTAKDARRAQRAPWRLVLIQGVLWGAATIMFTIIYGVLDPDLIPKMFFVVGLSGFVVVAVSYLLIEFALRPVAAEVITAGYGRRKRSGVRSRSIVSWIVGSAIPIIGILLVVFFGAFRDDTSKIDLFVGVTVLAVIALSTGLLLTVLISVSVTAPIRSVRNGMNRVQRGEVSDEDLVVYDGTELGDLQVGFNSMVAGLRERERVRDLFGRHVGRDVAAAALQRDPELGGSERIVAVVFVDVIGSTTLASRHSPTDVVEILNRFFAVIVAAVEEWQGLVNKFEGDAVLAIFGAPIDLDDPAGAALAAARDIAAGLARDVPDLAAGIGVSYGRVVAGNVGAIERFEYTVIGDAVNESARLSELAKRDPTRPLASGHAVDAAGSEAAGWERQETTTLRGRSAETVVHAARIAERDDA, translated from the coding sequence ATGGCGGGGGGCAGCCGGGACTACGGATCGATCCTGCTCGGCTCGGCGTCGGAAGGCGGTGTCAAGCAGCGGATTCGCATCCAGACGCTGCTGACCGTCTTCATCGTCGTCGCCAACCTGATCGGTGCGGTGCTCGCGATCGCGTTGTCGGCGGTGGGAATTCCGCAGCCGACGATCTTCCAGTCGAAGCTGTGGTGGGTCAACTTCATCGTGGTTCCGGTGTACGTGGTGGTCGCCTTTGTGATCGGCACGGTGCTCGGCACGGTTGTGGTGGTCCGTGATCTGCGCTGGGCGATCCGCGATCAGCAGCCGACCGCGAAAGACGCGCGGCGCGCGCAACGCGCCCCGTGGCGGCTGGTACTGATCCAGGGCGTGCTCTGGGGCGCGGCGACCATCATGTTCACCATCATCTACGGCGTCCTCGATCCGGACCTGATACCGAAGATGTTCTTCGTCGTCGGGCTCAGCGGGTTCGTCGTGGTGGCGGTGTCCTACCTGCTCATCGAGTTCGCACTGCGACCGGTGGCCGCGGAGGTCATCACCGCCGGCTACGGACGCCGCAAACGCAGCGGCGTGCGGTCACGGTCGATCGTGTCCTGGATCGTCGGTTCGGCGATCCCGATCATCGGCATCCTGCTGGTGGTGTTCTTCGGCGCATTCCGCGACGACACGTCCAAGATCGACCTGTTCGTCGGGGTCACCGTCCTCGCGGTCATCGCGCTCTCCACCGGGCTGTTGCTCACCGTGCTGATCAGCGTGAGCGTGACCGCTCCCATCCGCAGTGTGCGGAACGGGATGAACCGGGTGCAGCGAGGTGAGGTCTCCGACGAGGACCTGGTGGTCTACGACGGCACCGAACTCGGTGACCTGCAGGTGGGTTTCAACAGTATGGTCGCCGGCCTGCGTGAACGTGAACGCGTGCGCGACCTCTTCGGCAGGCATGTCGGCCGCGACGTGGCTGCCGCTGCGCTCCAACGTGATCCGGAGCTCGGTGGGTCCGAACGAATCGTCGCGGTGGTGTTCGTCGACGTGATCGGCTCCACCACACTGGCTTCCCGGCACAGCCCCACCGACGTGGTGGAGATCCTCAACCGGTTCTTCGCGGTGATCGTCGCCGCCGTGGAGGAGTGGCAAGGCCTGGTGAACAAGTTCGAAGGCGATGCGGTGCTGGCGATCTTCGGCGCGCCGATCGACCTCGACGATCCGGCAGGTGCGGCCCTGGCCGCCGCCCGGGACATCGCTGCGGGTCTCGCCCGCGACGTGCCCGACCTGGCCGCCGGGATAGGCGTGAGCTACGGCCGCGTGGTCGCCGGGAACGTCGGTGCCATCGAACGATTCGAGTACACGGTGATCGGCGACGCGGTGAACGAGAGTGCCCGGCTCTCGGAACTGGCCAAGCGGGACCCGACGCGACCGCTCGCCTCCGGACATGCCGTGGACGCCGCCGGATCGGAGGCCGCCGGGTGGGAGCGGCAGGAGACCACCACGCTGCGCGGTCGGTCGGCGGAGACGGTGGTCCACGCCGCGCGGATCGCCGAACGCGACGACGCCTGA
- a CDS encoding MarR family transcriptional regulator, with protein sequence MSEPPPFSPTVMLLTVSRVWEAELTDALKPLGLTTRKYGLLGHIRGTPGISFSELARRSRITVQSAHTAVTALAEAGLVDDGTSHAGAASSLRVTAEGETVLAQVSTAVARLDADFAARHPELTEALRVQMRNALADGT encoded by the coding sequence ATGTCCGAGCCACCGCCCTTCAGCCCCACCGTCATGCTGCTGACGGTGAGCCGGGTCTGGGAGGCCGAACTCACCGACGCGCTGAAACCGCTCGGGCTCACCACCCGCAAGTACGGCCTGCTGGGGCACATCCGCGGCACACCCGGCATCTCGTTCAGCGAACTGGCCCGCCGTTCCCGCATCACCGTGCAGAGTGCGCACACCGCGGTGACGGCACTGGCCGAGGCAGGTCTCGTCGACGACGGCACATCACACGCCGGGGCGGCATCGAGCCTGCGGGTCACCGCCGAGGGCGAGACGGTGCTGGCTCAGGTCTCGACGGCCGTGGCCCGCCTCGACGCCGACTTCGCCGCCCGACATCCCGAGCTGACCGAGGCGTTACGCGTCCAGATGCGCAACGCACTCGCCGACGGCACCTGA
- a CDS encoding Na+/H+ antiporter: MSASLLLVAGIAVILAALCRRYGLSAPLILVLVGLGIGWIPGTPEVMLEPEFVLFLILPPLLYSAAQESSYQAIRANRRAIGMLAIGLPLFSTVIVGLVAYATVPHLPLAAALVLGAVVAPPDAVSAQAIGRRVGLPRRIMTLLGGESLLNDATALTAFRVALAAAVGATASVWEGLSTFAVAAVGGLVIGLAVGYAVSWLRLWLTDPPMETAIGLMVPFGTYYVAEEINASGVIAVVVAGLFLGQRSVRLGYATRLQDDAVRKSIDALLESFVFLLIGLQLPFLIKGLAGESWFQVAVDATVVLIATILARFLWVYPATYLPRVLSSKIRAREERPAPRAVFIVGWAGMRGVVSLAAAFAIPLTTDDGGPFPARAEILFLTFVVVVGTLLLQGTTLGWMIRRLGVGADDAAKDRLAYASAQDRASRESERRLDELAAELPENDPRRHQVGMLRKWVTTQRNVGWEELGRGPEDIGESPTAAGNRMRMELLQIQRKVFIDERDSGHIDDEVLRTALRRLDFAEGQMDREVD; encoded by the coding sequence GTGAGTGCATCGCTGTTGCTGGTGGCGGGCATCGCCGTGATCCTTGCCGCGCTGTGCCGGCGATACGGGTTGTCGGCGCCGCTGATCCTCGTCCTGGTCGGCCTGGGTATCGGGTGGATCCCGGGTACGCCCGAAGTGATGCTGGAACCCGAGTTCGTGCTGTTCCTGATCCTGCCGCCGCTGCTCTACTCGGCGGCGCAGGAGAGTTCCTACCAGGCCATCCGCGCCAACCGCCGGGCGATCGGCATGCTCGCCATCGGCCTGCCGCTGTTCTCCACCGTGATCGTCGGTCTCGTCGCCTACGCGACGGTGCCCCACCTACCGCTGGCCGCGGCGCTGGTGCTCGGCGCGGTGGTGGCGCCGCCGGACGCGGTGTCGGCGCAGGCGATCGGCCGGCGGGTCGGCCTCCCCCGCCGGATCATGACACTGCTCGGCGGGGAGAGCCTGCTGAACGACGCGACCGCCCTCACCGCGTTTCGGGTGGCACTGGCGGCCGCCGTCGGTGCGACCGCATCGGTCTGGGAAGGGTTGTCCACCTTCGCCGTCGCCGCGGTCGGCGGGCTCGTCATCGGGCTGGCCGTCGGATACGCGGTCTCGTGGCTGCGGCTCTGGCTCACCGATCCGCCGATGGAGACCGCGATCGGCCTCATGGTCCCGTTCGGCACCTACTACGTCGCCGAGGAGATCAACGCCTCCGGGGTGATCGCGGTGGTGGTCGCGGGTCTGTTCCTCGGTCAGCGGTCGGTGCGGCTGGGTTATGCCACGCGACTGCAGGACGACGCGGTCCGCAAGTCGATCGACGCGCTGCTGGAATCCTTCGTGTTCCTCCTCATCGGGCTGCAGCTGCCGTTCCTGATCAAGGGCCTCGCCGGTGAGTCATGGTTCCAGGTCGCCGTCGACGCCACGGTCGTGCTGATCGCCACCATCCTGGCGCGGTTCCTGTGGGTCTATCCGGCGACCTATCTGCCCAGGGTGCTGTCGTCGAAGATCCGTGCGCGCGAGGAACGTCCGGCCCCCCGGGCGGTGTTCATCGTCGGGTGGGCCGGGATGCGCGGCGTGGTGTCGCTGGCCGCCGCCTTCGCCATCCCGTTGACCACCGACGACGGCGGGCCGTTCCCCGCACGGGCCGAGATCCTGTTCCTCACCTTCGTCGTGGTGGTGGGCACGCTCCTCCTGCAGGGCACCACCCTCGGGTGGATGATCCGCCGTCTGGGGGTCGGCGCCGACGACGCCGCGAAGGACCGGCTGGCCTACGCGTCCGCGCAGGACCGTGCGTCCCGGGAGTCCGAACGCCGCCTCGACGAACTGGCCGCCGAACTCCCGGAGAACGACCCGCGCAGACACCAGGTCGGCATGTTGCGCAAATGGGTGACCACCCAGCGCAACGTCGGGTGGGAGGAACTCGGTCGGGGCCCGGAGGACATCGGCGAGAGCCCGACGGCAGCCGGCAACCGGATGCGCATGGAGCTGTTGCAGATTCAGCGGAAGGTGTTCATCGACGAGCGCGACAGCGGCCACATCGACGACGAGGTGTTGCGAACCGCCTTGCGCCGGTTGGATTTCGCGGAAGGCCAGATGGATCGCGAAGTCGATTAG
- a CDS encoding UBP-type zinc finger domain-containing protein has translation MRIFRRGADDRSDTTGGGGSSGAASRCEELATYGIDATADPEPRAGDYAACEECTALGEHHWAHLRICLTCGHVGCCDSSPRRHATAHFDESGHPVMRSAEPGEVWRWCYVHEVTG, from the coding sequence ATGCGTATCTTTCGGCGAGGTGCAGACGATCGATCCGACACGACCGGTGGCGGCGGGTCGTCGGGCGCCGCATCGCGATGCGAGGAGTTGGCGACCTACGGCATCGACGCGACCGCCGACCCCGAGCCGCGTGCCGGCGACTACGCGGCCTGTGAGGAGTGCACCGCGCTCGGCGAACATCATTGGGCGCACCTGCGTATCTGTCTGACGTGTGGCCATGTCGGATGCTGCGATTCCAGTCCGCGCCGTCACGCGACCGCGCATTTCGACGAGAGCGGCCACCCGGTGATGCGCTCGGCGGAGCCCGGCGAGGTGTGGCGGTGGTGTTATGTGCACGAGGTCACGGGTTGA